From one Herpetosiphonaceae bacterium genomic stretch:
- a CDS encoding Gfo/Idh/MocA family oxidoreductase: protein MAPWGITWAPIIREAADATLVACVDSNPETLAAAQSHLDLPTTRCFSTLETALAAVPADAVLITASIGAHASLALTALAAGMHVLLEKPFAATLADAERVVAAAADAGRILMISQNYRFQPAPRTVAALIRGNILGSVGNITIDFRQNAATLLPQEHALYRMPQPLLAEIGVHHFDLLRMVLGDEAAHITCQAWNPPWSTLAGPAAATATITCAGGTIANYRGSWASHALPTPWAGIWRMECTGGEIVWTSRNGSNTNADLVIVRQRGQPARRVVLPKLRLRGRAACLAAFTSAIRTGQPPECSGRDNLGTIALMQSAISAATSGQPQVLPPTIVSLPWASYKQGCTSRIRASAHRFA, encoded by the coding sequence ATGGCACCATGGGGCATCACCTGGGCACCGATCATCCGTGAAGCGGCGGATGCAACGCTGGTAGCCTGCGTGGACTCCAATCCCGAAACGCTTGCAGCCGCACAATCGCATCTGGATCTACCGACGACACGCTGCTTCTCCACGCTAGAAACGGCGCTGGCAGCCGTCCCAGCAGACGCCGTGCTGATCACGGCGTCGATCGGCGCGCACGCATCGCTGGCGCTCACAGCGCTGGCCGCGGGCATGCACGTCTTGCTGGAAAAACCCTTCGCGGCTACCCTCGCCGACGCCGAGCGGGTGGTTGCCGCCGCCGCCGACGCCGGTCGGATCTTAATGATCAGCCAGAACTACCGCTTTCAGCCTGCGCCGCGCACGGTCGCGGCGCTGATTCGCGGCAATATCCTGGGCTCCGTCGGCAATATTACGATAGATTTTCGACAAAATGCCGCTACGCTGCTGCCACAGGAGCACGCGCTGTACCGCATGCCGCAGCCCTTGCTGGCCGAGATCGGCGTGCACCACTTCGATCTCCTGCGCATGGTGCTCGGCGATGAGGCGGCGCATATCACCTGCCAGGCCTGGAATCCGCCCTGGAGCACGCTGGCCGGGCCAGCGGCGGCCACCGCGACGATCACCTGCGCAGGCGGCACGATCGCCAACTATCGCGGAAGCTGGGCCAGCCACGCGCTGCCGACGCCGTGGGCCGGGATCTGGCGCATGGAGTGTACCGGCGGCGAGATTGTCTGGACCAGCCGCAACGGCAGCAATACGAACGCCGATCTGGTGATCGTCCGGCAGCGGGGCCAGCCAGCGCGGCGCGTGGTCCTGCCCAAGCTGCGCCTGCGCGGTCGCGCCGCATGTCTGGCCGCGTTCACCAGCGCGATCCGCACGGGACAGCCGCCGGAGTGCTCAGGCCGCGATAATCTGGGCACGATCGCGCTGATGCAGAGCGCGATCAGCGCCGCGACCTCAGGACAGCCGCAGGTGCTCCCACCGACGATCGTCAGCCTGCCGTGGGCCTCCTACAAACAGGGCTGCACCAGCCGCATCCGGGCCAGCGCCCATCGCTTCGCCTGA